The DNA region agtggaatgaaaattttgcttttatataactacccacttgtgggactacaatgggatatatggttgttgttgttgtacacttgtactaacacaaattatatttctttagttaaaatatctgcttTTATATTCAGTTTGGGCGTAGGCTAAGacggcctcacataactagttgAAGTGAGAGAGACACATCCACGTGGACCCCATCCCATTTCTATTCACGGATTTCCAGCCATCTACATTTTTCACCAAACCAAGATGtacattttttgttttataatttgtattgtgattattatttttaaaaattaattgaaattttttCAATTATCTCAAACACATGAATTTCTTTTGACGTTCTTAGTTTTTTTTCGTTTGTTTAAAATGAATATTTCCTAATGAAACTTAAATTGTGTTTAAATTTCTTAATCCAAATAGTGCTTTAATAATTACTAATGATTAATTTAATCAAATCTCtcctaaattaaaaatagaCTAAACAGTAATAGCAAAAAGACATTTTGATATTCACGAAAAATCAAAGACATAATGAATCAAACATCATAGCTTATTAATTTGCATAATCTAACTTAGTGATTGCAATCCAAATAACATAATAGGTCATTTCGCTTTACTATTAGTGCAGGTTAATGAGAAATTACCATTAAAGATTGTAACTAGATGAATTTGATCACTTCACCCTCAATAAAGGTTTCGAATTCGAGCTGTGTGTATAAAAAGAATTTGCATACAACCATCACCACCGGCTATCACTATTTAGTCATCATCTCGTGATCATCATCCTTGTTAGTTGACCAGCTATTTCTAAAGCCCACCATCATATAAATTTTTTACTGataatataaaattcaaaagcaCTTAAGTAAATTATCATTAGTCCATTACGATCATTTATAAATACTTTAGTTCTAATTGCTCGAACCAAATCCCATAGGAGAAAAGCAACTTTACAGTAGTTGGGCCCGGGCCAACTAGTCATTTTAATAAGTATAAAGCTTTAATAATAAAGtagatttaattaatattttgattaaagttttgaaagtaaaaaaagaaCACTTGAATGGTGGAAAATATGCATATACAAGTTACAagcattcaatttttttctgtTGCTAAAGCACAATAATTTTTACAAATATCACTAGAAATCACATCACGAGTTGTCACCCAACACATATAtgtctctatttttttttttggcaaagtgGTAGACCAGGATCTAGCATTACACATTCTCGTGGTGGATCTTTAATTTAGATTCAGTGGATTATGAGCATTTGAGTCGAACGATATTGTGAGAATACTGTTTATTACAAAAGGACAAGCTAAAAAGTGTTACTTACTATTTTGAACCATAAATGTgaatcttttcaaaaatagtaAAATATTCGCATTTCAACCTGAatctttttctaaaattttaaaatatatattactattattttacCTAGCACTTTAACCGGTATAAAAAGTGACAATAGTCAATCTGAAATGGAGGGGagacttcctttcttttttcttcagatTCAACCAATCCGACTACCTCATGCGACCAAATtcaatgaaaagtatgatactatgtcaacaaaaaatttaacacTTATCAAATTAGTGATGTACTTCGTATAGTGTTAGAATTAGGTAGTTAAACAGATGCATCAGTTATTTTAATCATCTTGAGTCAATAAATACTTCTGGTGGAATGTTTCCCACTTTTAACAACCCTGCTTAGAAAATTCTTCACAGTGCAATTGCATTTCCATATATGGTCTGAAAGTATCATAATATAAGACCAATAATTTCTTCATATTTATTTacagaaaaagggaaaaaggtgaaaaatgaATCTGAACCGTTGGAAATAGAATAAAATTGTCTGCTTTGacttttggtccaaaaattccaCCCAACTATCAGAAATGGGACAAAAATGTCCTTGTTGGTAGCAAACCAGCCCAATTACGTACCCCATCTCGGTAATTGACCTTCAAACCTCACGTATtcctttttaattattattattattattattattattactattattattttttgatggAGTCCACCTTTGGAAAAAGGTTCCACTTCTTGTATATTATGGTTTCTCTTTCACTGAGAAAATATATCTTTTCTGTTCGAgtaaatttctcaaatgactGTAACTCAAGTTAAGGAAATTATGAAGTAAAGTCACTTTGTCTTGTTTTATATcaataaagtcactcaacttgTGTGGTATATCTTGGAAAATCACCATTACCAGATTGTGAACTAAGATTTGCCGAAATCCTTGTTGACATTTTAAATTCTACTTTATATTGTAAGTTATTTGCGCATGTAAATCATCTACAGAGCAAAAGCGCAGCGGAATAATAGATAGTGTACCTCCTACCATTGTTACAGAGTCGTGGTTGACGTCAATATCGTCGTCGGCGCCGGTTTTCCAATCCGGTGAGTCTATGTCTTTTATATTGTGTCTACCATCAAGAACATTTAATAGAGCAGTTTTTAGGGCATCAGTTTTCTTGGGTAGTTTCAAATAATGGGATTTTCAACTGGTCCAAAAATGAAGGACCATTTTTTCACACGTTCATTTCTGAACGTGAACTAACATTCTCCCACTCGGTCCCAATACACGAACCCCAAATATACTTTAAAAGAAATCATAATACATGAATCATGGTGATAGTTCCTCTAAGAGCGAGTAGTATCTTCCATGTATCACTATGTATTATGCCTCCAAACGTTAGCCCATATTACTTAATGAATAAACCCAATGTTTATTCTAGGTCCATACTTTAGCGATATTTCTGAAAGTAAAACTGAATGTGCACACAATAATAAACACGAgaaatatcatataaaatagTTTCATAAACATCCGTTGTTACAACGAAATTTTACAGAGTGGAACTAAATCCAATTGTGACCACATGATCCCTAAATTTTTGTGGTGCCATGCCTTTAGTTAAAAGATCAGCAAACATCAGTTCAGTGCTAACATGTTGAATGATCACTTTCTTATCTTTAACACGTTCTCTTAGGGCTACATATTTGATGTCGATATGCTTGCTTTGGCTAGAACTTTTGTTATTCTTAGGCATAAAGATAGCGGCTGAATTGTTACACTATAATCTTAATGGCTTAGAGATAGAGTTGACAATTCTAAGCCCAGAAATGAAACTCTTCAACCATACACCTTGTGAGGTAGCCTCAAAACAAGAAACGAACTCAGCCTCCATAGTGGAAGTTGTAATCAGAGTCTGTTTGGCACTCCTCCAAGATATAGCTCCGCCGGCTAACATAAAAATGTATCCTAAAGTTGATTTGCGTGTATCAACATAGCCAGCATAGTCTGAATCAGAGTAGCCAATGACTTCCAAATCATCTGATCGTTTGTACATAAGCACGTAGTCTTTTGTCCCTTGAAGGTATCTTAAGACTTTCTTTGCAGCTCTCCTGTGGTCAAGACCTGGATTACTCTGATATCTTCccaacattccaacaacaaataaaatatcATGTCTTGTACAAACATGTGCATACATCAAGCTTCCAACAACAGAAGCGTATAGAATATCTTTCATTTGTTCCCTTTCAAGATTGTTCTTCAGGCACTAATTCAAATTGAACCTGTCACCCTTCACAATGGGAGATACACTTGGTAAACAATCTTTTATCCAAAACCTCTCTAAAATTTTATTGATATAGGCTTCTTGAGATAGACTTAAGATATCTTGGTCTCTATCTCGATGAATCTTAATGCCAATGACATAAGATGCATCACCCAtgtctttcatatcaaaattcTTAGAGAGAAATTGTTTCACTTCATGTAGCATCCCCTTATCACTGGATGCAAGTAagatatcatctacatatagaACTAAGAAACATATTTTACTCCCACTGACCTTCAGGTATATACATTGATCCATAATGTTCTCAACAAAGTCAAATGAAGAGATAACATTATGAAATTTCAAGTACCATTGACGGGAGGCTTGCTTTATTCTATATATGGATTTCTTTAGCTTGCATACCAACTGCTCACCATTACTAGAGGAGAATCCTTCAGGTTGTTTCATATCTTCCTCTAGATCACCATTGAGAAATGCAGATTTCACATCCATCTGTTGCAATTCTAAGTCAAAATGGGCTACTAATGCAAATATGATGCGCAACGAATCCTTTTCAGACACAGGATAAAAAGTCTTTGTGTAGTCAATTCCTTCCCTTTGAGTGAATCCTTTAGTAAAGAGTATTGGTTTATATTTTTCTATGTTTCCTGATGAGTCCCTTTTAGTTTTAAAGACCTATTTACATCCAATGGCCTTTACACTATTAGGCAACTCGACAAGATCTCAGACTTCAttacttttcatgaaatttatcTCTTCTTTCATGGCATTGTAACATAATTCTGACTCTTCACAGCTCATGGCTTGTGAAAAAACACTCAGGATCATTTTCGACTGCAATGTCAAATTCTTGCAGATACACAACATAGTTACTAGGAATTGCTGATTTTCTTTCTCTAGTAGATCTCTTTAATGTTGTGTCAACATTTTCCTGAGGATCATGTTGTTCAACTTGTTGTTCAATAATTTCTGGAATTTCTTGAACAACTTGATCTACTGGAATATTTTTAGCAGCTTATGAAACCATATTGATTGATTGCTCAACACCCGATAGTACTTGAGGGGTGTTATGAACGATAACCAATATTTCTCTTGAAGTATTTATGAACGATAACCAATCATAACCAATCTTTCTCTTGAAGTAGATGGTTGATCTCTAACAGAAGCTGTATTCTGAAATTGATCGGTCCCACTAATTAAGTCATTCTCAATAAATTTTACATTTCTTGATTCTACAATCCTAGTGCTATTAGATGGACAATAGAGTATGTATTCTCTTAGACCTTTCGGCATATCCAATGAAATACCCACTAATGGTCCTAGGATCCAGTTTCTTTTCTTGTGGGTTGTAGATTCTAACTTAAGACGGGCATCCCAATACACGTATATGTGTTAAACTCGATTTCCAACCTTTGAACAACTCAAAGGTGTCTTTAGGACAACATTAGTTAGAACCCGATTTAATATATACACTGTCGTCTTAAGAGCTTCAATCCACATGGACTTAGTTAGCTTAGAGCTACTTAGCATACTACGCATCATGTTCAATAATGTTCGATTTCTTCTTTCTGTTACACCATTTTGATCTGGAGAACCAGGCATAGTGTATTGGGGAACAATCCCATTTTCTTGAAGAAACTTCGCAAATGGACCTTGTGCTTGTCCATCCTCAGTGTATCTACCATAGTACTCACCACCTTTATCATTTCTCATAATCTTAATTTGCTTTCCGCATTGTTTTTGTACTTCAGCTTTGAAAACTTTAAAGGCTTCTAATGCTTCGATTTTATAATGAAGCATGTAGAGATAGGTGTATCGTGAGTAATCATCTATAAAGGTGATAAAGTATTTCTGACCATATGCGTCTATGTCTGGACAACATACTGAATATATGATTTCTATTATGGTTGAACTCCTCTTGGTACCTTTCTTAGACTTGTTAGTCTGCTTCCCTTTAATGCAGTCCACACAAGTATCAAAATCAGTAAAATCTAAAGTACTAAGTACTCCATCATTTGCTAATCTCTCAATTCTATCTATGGAGATATGTCCTAATCTCCGATGCCATAAAATAGAGGAATcctcattcataacacatcattTAGTACCAGCTTGGACATGCATAACATTATGAGTGAAatcattgttacacctcgaaaaatttttaTGCCGTCGTATGATAGTTAGACTAATGTCGGGTGAGAAGTATACGATATTTCTACAAGTAATAAAGGCTACTTAAAGaatctaattgagatttcaaagacattcgaggtaagggaagaaagttagTTGAAAATGTAACGTATAAGTCGCGTTTTGAAAAGGGttgcaaagtaccgagttaatgattgatttaaatgatgtcttaaagaagagttataacgccccttagatttttaatgaagtgttaaacaagtattaagaaggttccataaggattggaggcaAAACGGGTCGACGAGGACAAGTTTCGGGGAATTGTGGATTGTACGgtcctttatacggaccgtataaaagatacggcccgtataagctGCCTATCAAAGGGGTCATCACTGgaaatattatacggtcacacgtacggaccgtataagttatacggaccgtatgtgtgtccgtataacttggtcgggacagattttaagttttaaaaaggggaccctaagttcatttaattcatttccccATTTTCTCTCTAAcactctccacacctctagaactttccacaccatttattttcaagaatccaaggtgaatcaaagatcaacttcatcaaaccaagtgaatcgagtgtaagaagctcactagggtttatGCAAGACAAGAAACCTCTTtagattgaagctagggtttttctcaagtgaagtattgtCATCCAAAGGACATTCTCATACTattaaaggtaagttttatgatcacttcatgttatttagagtattgagaggttaaattatagaaggaaatataaaatgggttacaaatatgagaatagtgacattttttaatagtagcttaatatgaatcatgattttttatatgttacgagtatagttatgttataaatgatattaagattatggaagaaacattatatgaggatgaaggtaatgttgtattatgaccatggttatggatacCCTTGAAATAGAagtaggagaattgaataatgtatggttgataaagattgttgagtatgatattatgaatattgttattgacgtttgggagttgatatgtgatatggagaaagttgtataaacaaaggagatgctacccaattttctctagctttagttcaagcatgctcatgttatcgattatctaatattagtacgaactctcttgaaggtagaaacgtgaatattggagggaaacgttcaagtgataaagtagctaaatgaaaaggtatgtaaggctagtcccttcttttctaaggcatgattctcatgACATGACTCCCTTTatcttccatgaccttcttacattccggaaaaatatgagtcaatgttTATGAAGAGCTTTTTATGAGATAAAGCTTATGCTATGTTACGATATGATACCTCgacaaagctaatgatccttatacgattcttgatgttattcattattgctaaactcaccttataatgttagttccttcaagatgaggtatgatgatcatgattactccataacggaatcggggggggggggaggaaggGGGgtttctcgaccttacgtcaccccgatatagttatagattatctttgagttctaatgcacgctttatgataagtttatgatgagTGTATGATGaaacgattccaccgtgcctagatggccggacatgacaccgcgaAGGCGAGCGGCTTGAGATTACATCGCGCTTAAATGGCTGGGCATGACACCGCAAAGGCGGgatgcttatgattacaccgtgcctagagggccagacatgacaccactagtgggcggcgtatgatggttacccggacgcgggttaacgacgatGGTACATGTAATATATTTAGATATGTGAGATGTATAACACGTGTTTACTTTTAAGGGTTAATCAGGTTATATATTCATCTCATGCTtcatgatttctctattatgccagtattattcatgccttacatactcagtacaatgctcgtactgacgtcctttctttttggaagctatgttcatgcccacaggtagacagggagacggtgcagatccgtaggagcttatcagcgGACTTACAAGAGCACTTCATTATTCCagaggtgctacttatgatcatattcttttgtgtatatatattttgggcacgacggggtcctttctcgtccttatgtctagtactctagtagaggctagTAGATATGTACGTGTGGGTAAATTGTGTCCCATGATGATGTCagtgtacatttttgtatatcatttttgtaaccGTAAGGGCTTAcatatatctatgtatagctTTGGGGCttatatatgttcaggttgagtatgatgaatagtctaatgagtggtgctcggtagtcagctccgggtacccgtcatggccccttgCCGGGTGATGAAAATCATTTTGTAAATTAAGAGAGAAAATACCATCAAACAATGTACCATTTCCAACAAGTTTAGATTTATAAAATAGATTGGAataaccttttagaaagaaagaatatCCCAATGGCACAAGTCTTGAAACTGAAATTAATTTCCTAGAAAAGTTAGGAACATAAAAGGTCTTTTCTAACTCTAAAATGAAACCACTACTAAGGACTAAAGTGCATGTCCCAATAGCTTCCACACCCGACTGCATCTTGTTTCCAGAATAGATCTTGTCGCCTCCCATTTCGGCTTCCGCCTTGTTTTTTAATCCCTACAATGAATTCACAATATGGATTGTAGAAGCAGAATTAATCCACCACGTGTTATGATTAACATTAGTCATATTAGCTTCATAACATACAAGAGAGATTGAAGTACCTTTCTTCTCAAGCCATTTCTAATACTTGATACAATCCTTCTTTATATGCCCCTTCTTTCTACAGAAACGACATTTGAATTCTTTCTTGATATTAGGTTCAGGTTCAAGTGGTACTTTTCCTTTCCACTTCTTATTGGCTTGATAGGTCTTCTTTCCTTGGGTAGCCATGAATGCACTTTCTCCTGTTTTCATCAGCAATCGACCCTCTTCTTGAACACACATGGTCATAAGTTCATTAATAGACCATTTATCTTTATGTGTGTTATTGGAGATCTTAAAGGCGTCGTACTATAAAGGAAGAGAGTGCAAAATATAGTGCACAAGGAAAGTTTCTGACAGTTCAACCTCAAGAGTCTTTAGCTGAGCAGCTAAGTCTCgcattttcattatgtgctcaCGCACACCTCTCACACTAGTGAGCCTCATTTATGAGAATTTCATAATCAAGGTGCTGGTAAGTGCCTTATCTGAAGTCTCAAACTGTTCATCAATAACCTTCAGTAATGCCTTGACATTGTTATACTGTTCGACAGAACCACGAATACCAATAGATATTTTAGTGTTAATGAACATAACACTCAAACGGTTCAAGCGCTCCCATTGGTCATGAAGAGCAATCTCAGCTTGATTGCTAATTTCATTAATAGGTGGTTCGTCTTTCCTGATAGCATAATCAATGTCAATACACACTAAATGAAGAAGAATTCTCTCCTTCCAGATCTTATAATTCTTACCATTCAGTTCGGGAATCTTACAAATATCAAAGAAATTTGCAGGTTGCATATATAACTGCAAAAAATATACATGCTTAATAAATTTGAGGCAAATAACATAAATTGAATCTACTGACATAAAAATTGCATGCGGCCTAAATTTTTAATCCAATTAGATTATTTCTTTACGATAGAATTATCAATTTACTAGCAAGATATTCTATCTTTATGATAAAACTCTCATTCATAATTCCTGTGGGCAATTATGAAAAGTATTTAACATTTTATCCTAATAATTATGCAGCCCAATAATAAAGTTTCTTTAGCTATTATATCGTGCATAATTAATCACAATTCTAATGTCTAAAATTTCTTCATGTGATCCTTAACTTTAGAGATTTTATTCAATTAAAGATGATGTGGCTAATcttcaattaaataaaattatagatCACATAGACATTAGTCCTTATTTAATGTCTATaatttccttatgtaatcctatacataatatataatttCATTTAATCAAGATTGTTGCGGCTAAATcttaactaaataaaattatacgAATCACTAGACATTAAATCCAAAGTTTATTAAGAATTTATTGCTAAATACTTTATGCAATAAAACAAAGTCTCTTGTGCTTAAACATttttcccaaatatatatatttaaaggtaacaaaaaatatacatacattgaATACAATAATTTTAGCACAAAAACATTCAAACTAAACTTTTGGAATTCGTTACAATTCATATTGAAACTTGAaagaccaacaacaacaacaagcagaGTATAATCCCGCGTAAGTGGAGAGaggggtagagtgtacgcagacctaacccctaccttgaaaggtagggcggttgtttccgaaagaccctcggctcaagagaggaaaagagaggaaaacaagacaaaaggtcagatagggccaagcataccgaaaacaatatgaaaacaaggaataacagcgagaaagtcatggaagaACGATCcgaaagaaaggagcattaactactatagataaataagataaacaaAGTACTCGacccccaacaaatataagcaatACAAATgtaaatcaaatggcaataaacaaatgagcaaaactacaactcctatggtgaaaggataagccacctagccttcATCCTAATCCGAGTCCCTCCACggcctcctatctaaggtcatgtcctcggtgaggGCCGAAACCGTGCCATatcgtcta from Lycium ferocissimum isolate CSIRO_LF1 chromosome 2, AGI_CSIRO_Lferr_CH_V1, whole genome shotgun sequence includes:
- the LOC132047668 gene encoding secreted RxLR effector protein 161-like, with the translated sequence MKDILYASVVGSLMYAHVCTRHDILFVVGMLGRYQSNPGLDHRRAAKKVLRYLQGTKDYVLMYKRSDDLEVIGYSDSDYAGYVDTRKSTLGYIFMLAGGAISWRSAKQTLITTSTMEAEFVSCFEATSQGVWLKSFISGLRIVNSISKPLRL